A window of Synechococcus sp. MEDNS5 contains these coding sequences:
- a CDS encoding alpha-keto acid decarboxylase family protein — translation MPPSVVTYVLDRLADLGIGHVFGVPGDYSFPLNDAVEVHPRLQWVPSANELNAAYAADGYARRRGAGILCTTYGVGELSALNGVMGSMAERLPVFHLVGTPSVRIVRQGLICHHTLGDTRYDRFEAISAAAGCVSARLTPENVVVELERVIDKALEDSRPAYLTVPMDLALMPITGTPIQGTPIGSIDQHASVAVELEAVLDLVMERMAEASCPLVMPTVTLKRFGLVETFATFLEVSGLAYATTPMDKALLSEGHPAFLGMYNGVRSTPAALQGVVEDADLLIDVGGLVMEDLNTGLWSGHLDTRRVISLHADWVQAGDQVFTSVSLSEVLAGLIKRFQAADSRASHWGEQRPVQPEPLLPLSGEGDQPTASANVYPRLQRFLRPTDLLITDTGTSLLKLNAMRLPDGVAIETQTLWGSIGWATPAALGCALADAERRVVLVTGDGAHQLTVQEVAVMGFTGAKPVVIVLNNGLYGVEALLSETGHAYNDLPPWRYAQLPEAFGCQGWWCGRVSTVAELEQALAAINAHDGAAYLEVMIPPEESQPLPEALIETMHQTATPHQEAAG, via the coding sequence ATGCCTCCTTCGGTTGTCACCTACGTGCTGGATCGGCTTGCGGATCTCGGCATCGGCCATGTGTTCGGCGTGCCGGGCGACTATTCCTTTCCTCTGAACGACGCGGTGGAAGTGCATCCGCGGCTGCAGTGGGTTCCGTCTGCCAATGAACTGAATGCGGCTTACGCCGCCGATGGCTATGCCCGTCGCCGTGGTGCAGGGATCCTTTGCACCACCTACGGCGTGGGTGAACTCAGTGCCCTTAATGGCGTGATGGGCTCCATGGCCGAGCGCTTGCCTGTGTTCCACTTGGTGGGAACCCCGAGCGTGCGCATTGTGCGCCAGGGATTGATCTGCCATCACACCCTTGGTGACACCCGCTACGACCGCTTCGAGGCGATTTCGGCTGCGGCCGGTTGTGTGAGTGCGCGGCTCACGCCCGAGAACGTGGTGGTGGAGCTGGAGCGGGTGATCGACAAGGCCCTTGAGGATTCACGGCCCGCCTATCTCACCGTGCCCATGGACCTGGCGCTGATGCCGATCACCGGCACGCCGATCCAGGGGACGCCGATCGGCAGCATCGATCAACACGCCAGTGTGGCGGTGGAGCTGGAGGCTGTACTCGATCTGGTGATGGAGCGCATGGCGGAGGCATCCTGTCCGCTGGTGATGCCCACGGTCACTCTCAAGCGTTTCGGACTGGTGGAGACGTTTGCAACGTTCCTCGAGGTTTCAGGGTTGGCCTATGCCACCACGCCGATGGACAAGGCCCTGCTCAGTGAAGGGCATCCCGCCTTCCTTGGGATGTACAACGGCGTGCGCTCCACTCCTGCTGCTTTGCAGGGTGTGGTGGAAGACGCCGATCTGCTCATCGACGTGGGCGGACTGGTGATGGAGGACCTCAACACCGGTCTCTGGAGCGGTCATCTGGACACAAGGCGGGTGATTTCCCTGCATGCCGACTGGGTGCAGGCCGGTGATCAGGTGTTCACCAGCGTGAGCCTCAGCGAAGTGCTAGCTGGGCTGATCAAGCGCTTTCAGGCGGCTGACTCAAGAGCCAGCCACTGGGGGGAGCAGCGGCCGGTGCAGCCAGAGCCCCTGCTTCCTCTGAGTGGTGAGGGGGATCAGCCCACGGCATCGGCGAATGTCTATCCACGCCTGCAGCGGTTTCTGCGCCCCACCGATCTGCTGATCACCGACACCGGCACCTCTCTGCTCAAGCTCAACGCCATGCGATTGCCTGACGGGGTGGCCATCGAAACGCAGACCCTCTGGGGATCGATCGGCTGGGCGACGCCCGCTGCCCTCGGCTGTGCCCTAGCCGATGCCGAACGCCGGGTGGTGCTGGTCACCGGTGATGGGGCCCACCAGCTCACGGTGCAGGAGGTCGCTGTGATGGGCTTCACCGGGGCCAAGCCAGTGGTGATCGTTCTCAACAACGGCCTCTATGGGGTGGAGGCCTTGCTCAGCGAAACCGGTCATGCCTACAACGATCTGCCTCCCTGGCGTTATGCCCAGCTTCCCGAGGCTTTCGGTTGCCAGGGATGGTGGTGCGGCCGCGTGTCAACGGTGGCGGAGCTGGAGCAGGCGCTGGCGGCCATCAATGCCCACGATGGCGCTGCTTACCTCGAGGTGATGATTCCCCCGGAGGAGAGCCAGCCTCTGCCGGAGGCGTTGATTGAAACCATGCACCAGACGGCGACGCCGCATCAGGAAGCAGCTGGGTGA
- a CDS encoding PhzF family phenazine biosynthesis protein, which yields MSTRIPIEQLAAFAEAPFQGNPAAVCCLDAWLPDQLMQAIATENNLSETAFLVGSEGDYQLRWFTPSCEVELCGHATLAAAAVVFRREPQRNILQFQSRSGPLSVHREEDQITLDFPVQRAHPCLPPAGLQEAIGATPQSCLQGVDLIAVFADEDTIRTLHPDPERVAALPGRGLIATAPGKHVDIVSRFFAPGCGIPEDPVTGSAHCSLTPYWCERLGKTVLNARQLSARGGSLRCTLQGERVLISGRVIPYLSGSIQV from the coding sequence ATGAGCACCCGGATTCCGATCGAGCAGCTGGCCGCCTTCGCGGAGGCGCCGTTTCAGGGAAATCCCGCCGCCGTTTGTTGCCTGGACGCCTGGCTGCCGGATCAGCTGATGCAGGCGATCGCCACGGAAAACAACCTGTCGGAAACGGCGTTCCTCGTCGGCAGCGAAGGGGACTATCAACTGCGCTGGTTTACCCCGAGCTGTGAGGTGGAGCTCTGTGGCCACGCCACCCTGGCAGCCGCCGCTGTGGTGTTCCGCCGGGAACCGCAACGAAACATCCTGCAGTTTCAATCCCGCAGTGGTCCCCTCAGCGTGCACCGCGAGGAGGATCAAATCACCCTCGACTTTCCCGTGCAGCGGGCTCACCCATGCCTGCCGCCAGCAGGCCTGCAGGAGGCCATCGGCGCCACACCCCAGAGCTGCCTGCAGGGGGTGGATCTGATCGCCGTGTTCGCCGATGAAGACACGATTCGAACATTGCATCCGGATCCGGAGCGCGTGGCCGCCCTCCCGGGGCGAGGCTTGATCGCCACCGCTCCAGGCAAACACGTTGACATCGTGAGCCGTTTCTTCGCTCCGGGGTGCGGCATTCCTGAAGACCCCGTGACCGGATCCGCCCACTGCAGCCTCACCCCCTACTGGTGCGAAAGACTCGGCAAGACTGTGCTCAACGCCCGTCAGTTGTCCGCTCGCGGCGGCTCGCTGCGCTGCACGCTGCAGGGAGAGCGTGTGCTGATCAGTGGGCGGGTGATTCCCTACCTGAGCGGCAGCATCCAGGTGTAA
- a CDS encoding SDR family oxidoreductase: MASVLVTGSNRGIGLEYCRQLRDRGFDVIAACREPSLELQALDVRIEAGLDQADPGMPADLTRRLDGLPLHWVILNAGVLESIGFDQLNEASIRHQFEVNALAPLRLVRALVGQMPSGGKLALMSSRMASIDDNTSGGSYGYRMSKAALNSAGKSLAHDLRSRGIAVAILHPGLVSTRMIGFNPRGISPEQAVSGLLARIDALNLDTSGTFWHANGEVLPW, encoded by the coding sequence ATGGCGTCGGTTCTTGTCACAGGATCCAATCGCGGCATCGGCCTGGAGTACTGCCGCCAGTTGCGGGACCGTGGCTTCGATGTGATTGCTGCCTGCCGTGAGCCTTCGCTGGAGCTGCAGGCTCTTGATGTGCGCATCGAGGCCGGTTTGGATCAGGCGGACCCGGGGATGCCCGCGGACTTAACCCGCCGTCTCGATGGCCTGCCTCTGCACTGGGTGATTCTCAATGCCGGCGTTCTGGAGTCGATCGGGTTCGACCAGCTGAACGAGGCCTCCATCCGCCATCAGTTCGAGGTGAATGCTCTCGCCCCTCTGCGGCTGGTGCGAGCGCTGGTGGGACAGATGCCCAGCGGCGGCAAGCTGGCGTTGATGAGCAGCCGCATGGCCTCCATCGATGACAACACCTCCGGAGGCTCCTACGGCTACCGCATGTCGAAGGCGGCGCTCAACAGCGCTGGCAAGTCGCTGGCGCATGACCTGCGATCGCGAGGCATCGCCGTGGCAATCCTGCATCCAGGTTTGGTGAGCACTCGCATGATCGGCTTCAACCCCAGGGGCATCAGTCCTGAACAGGCCGTGAGCGGTCTTCTGGCGCGCATCGATGCGCTCAATCTTGACACCAGCGGCACCTTCTGGCACGCCAATGGTGAGGTGCTCCCTTGGTGA
- a CDS encoding gamma-glutamyltransferase family protein: protein MITALLLLLSLSPLSAAPVSRDDPEQADTRKKSISTAAGSAVVVTANPLASKAALSVLAGGGHAVDALVAAQAVLAVAEPQSSGLGGGGFLLHWDARRQALEVFDGRETAPERSRRDDLLQPSGEPLSYRAATRNPDAIGVPGTVALLWEAHQQLGHRPWSSNLQPAIGLAREGFLPSPRLRRSIALAKRLGTTHNPAFQQLYLPGGKPLPAGRLFRNPALARTLETLAQQGGRAFYEGPLAQRIQRGVNALKVQAPAFKGWTATDLASYAVVRRAPLCRVEMKHRVCTVPPPSSGGLAVLQTLALLDATGGFNDPSIPQSWRHLALAESWADADRLYWVHDPIDGPIPTEGLLDPAYIRARVQAMQTSPARLPQPGLPPGMKRFPFGRPGPGPELGTSHVTIVDALGNLASYTTTVETVFGSRNLVEGMVMNNQLTDFDWRPVVGGLPVANRRRPGRRPVSSMAPTIVFNANQPVLALGSPGGKRIPHYISRVLLAALQWQEPPAQSVGLPLLSPQGDTLVIEKEPPLPWPIDPDQLEIPGRTLRLQRLGSGIGLVQRIGDRWHGAADPRREGTALALP, encoded by the coding sequence ATGATCACCGCCCTGCTGCTGTTGCTCTCCCTCAGCCCTTTGAGCGCAGCTCCGGTGAGTCGCGACGATCCCGAACAAGCAGACACCCGCAAAAAAAGCATTTCCACGGCCGCCGGTTCGGCCGTGGTCGTCACCGCCAACCCCCTAGCCAGCAAGGCCGCTCTGAGCGTTCTCGCCGGCGGTGGCCATGCCGTGGATGCCCTGGTTGCAGCACAGGCAGTACTGGCCGTGGCGGAACCGCAGAGTTCCGGACTCGGAGGCGGAGGCTTCCTGTTGCACTGGGATGCCCGTCGCCAGGCCCTGGAGGTGTTCGATGGCCGTGAAACAGCACCGGAGCGCAGCCGCCGCGACGACCTGCTCCAGCCTTCCGGTGAACCGCTCTCCTATCGGGCGGCCACCCGCAATCCGGATGCGATCGGCGTTCCTGGCACCGTGGCCCTGCTCTGGGAGGCTCATCAGCAACTGGGGCATCGGCCCTGGTCCAGCAACCTTCAGCCCGCCATCGGTCTGGCCCGCGAAGGGTTCCTGCCCAGCCCGCGACTGCGCAGATCCATCGCCCTGGCCAAGCGCCTCGGCACCACCCACAACCCGGCCTTCCAGCAGCTCTACCTGCCTGGCGGGAAACCGTTGCCAGCAGGCCGTCTGTTCCGCAACCCTGCCCTGGCCCGCACCCTGGAGACCCTGGCCCAGCAGGGGGGTCGTGCCTTTTACGAGGGGCCGTTAGCCCAAAGGATCCAGCGCGGGGTCAACGCCCTGAAGGTTCAGGCCCCGGCGTTCAAGGGTTGGACCGCAACGGATCTGGCCTCCTACGCCGTGGTGCGCCGAGCCCCCCTCTGCCGGGTGGAGATGAAGCACCGCGTCTGCACGGTGCCCCCACCGAGCAGCGGCGGACTGGCGGTGTTGCAGACCCTGGCCCTGCTCGATGCGACCGGCGGCTTCAACGATCCATCCATCCCACAAAGCTGGCGCCATCTGGCCCTGGCGGAATCCTGGGCCGATGCCGATCGCCTCTACTGGGTTCACGATCCGATCGATGGCCCCATCCCCACCGAGGGATTGCTGGATCCGGCCTACATCCGGGCCCGTGTGCAGGCTATGCAGACCTCACCCGCGCGCTTGCCACAGCCCGGTCTGCCCCCGGGAATGAAGCGGTTTCCCTTCGGTCGCCCGGGGCCCGGGCCGGAGCTGGGCACCTCCCACGTCACGATCGTGGACGCTTTAGGCAACCTCGCCAGCTACACCACAACCGTGGAGACCGTCTTCGGCAGCCGCAATCTGGTGGAGGGCATGGTGATGAACAACCAGCTCACCGATTTCGACTGGCGGCCCGTGGTCGGGGGCCTCCCTGTGGCCAACCGCCGCCGTCCAGGGCGCAGGCCGGTGTCGTCAATGGCGCCAACGATCGTTTTCAACGCAAACCAGCCTGTTCTGGCGCTGGGCAGCCCGGGGGGAAAGCGGATCCCCCACTACATCAGCCGGGTGCTGCTGGCAGCACTACAATGGCAGGAGCCACCGGCCCAATCGGTCGGGCTGCCCCTGCTCTCTCCCCAGGGAGACACCCTGGTGATCGAGAAAGAGCCGCCGCTTCCCTGGCCCATCGATCCCGATCAGCTCGAAATACCTGGCCGCACATTGCGCCTCCAAAGGCTGGGCAGCGGCATTGGCCTGGTGCAACGGATCGGCGATCGCTGGCATGGAGCTGCTGACCCCCGCCGGGAAGGAACAGCCCTGGCCCTGCCCTGA
- a CDS encoding SDR family NAD(P)-dependent oxidoreductase: MKRILITGASSGIGLEAARRLVSSGHQLTLLCRSSERGQQTRAQLLAAGATSSQVTCLVADLADLGSVQSACDQLQERAEPLDALVLNAGQQRAGAGAPVFSPQGIEITFAVNQLAHQLIATGLLPLLRAGSQPRVVITASDVHNPATGGGRVGQPADLGDLAGLRAGTGFVMLDGKARFDGDKAYKDSKLCNVLLGREMDRQLAGAMPVLTWSPGLVIQRSREGFFRHNRQSNPLGMALFALVARDLLRVTESVASAGGLLADLITDSAYASPGFSYWSNRLVRPGMHRFSAAQTSAEAADLAKAGELWRLSELLIRTA; the protein is encoded by the coding sequence ATGAAGCGGATCCTGATCACTGGGGCGAGTTCCGGCATCGGCCTGGAGGCCGCCCGCCGGTTGGTCTCCAGTGGTCATCAACTCACACTTCTCTGCCGCAGCTCTGAGCGCGGCCAGCAGACTCGCGCGCAATTGCTTGCTGCCGGTGCAACGTCCAGCCAGGTGACCTGCCTGGTTGCCGATCTGGCCGACCTTGGCAGTGTGCAGAGCGCCTGTGATCAGCTGCAGGAGCGGGCTGAACCCCTTGATGCCCTGGTGCTGAATGCCGGGCAGCAACGGGCGGGGGCCGGGGCGCCGGTGTTCTCGCCCCAGGGCATCGAAATCACCTTTGCTGTGAATCAGCTGGCTCACCAACTGATCGCCACGGGCTTGCTGCCGCTGTTGCGGGCTGGATCGCAGCCGCGGGTGGTGATCACCGCCTCCGATGTGCACAACCCCGCCACTGGGGGCGGGCGTGTGGGCCAACCGGCGGATTTGGGCGATCTGGCAGGACTGCGGGCCGGCACGGGGTTTGTGATGCTTGATGGCAAAGCCCGTTTTGATGGCGACAAGGCCTACAAAGACAGCAAGCTCTGCAATGTGTTGTTGGGGCGCGAAATGGATCGCCAGCTCGCGGGCGCCATGCCTGTGCTCACCTGGAGCCCAGGCCTGGTGATCCAGCGCAGCCGTGAGGGTTTCTTCCGCCACAACCGCCAGAGCAATCCTCTGGGGATGGCGTTGTTCGCGTTGGTGGCGCGGGATCTGCTGCGGGTGACAGAATCGGTTGCATCGGCTGGCGGTTTGCTGGCAGACCTGATCACAGACTCTGCCTACGCTTCCCCTGGATTCAGCTACTGGAGCAACCGGTTGGTGCGACCCGGCATGCATCGTTTCTCTGCAGCGCAGACCAGTGCAGAGGCTGCCGATCTGGCGAAGGCTGGAGAGCTCTGGCGTCTCTCGGAGCTGTTGATCCGCACGGCGTAG
- a CDS encoding cupin domain-containing protein, translated as MTIFKQMLHRLLSTLAVCSITAAAVSGCTGGSQQAGKPEKAASAPGEVQIKEVFSGSESLNGTPLQYPEGKPELRLFRVEIPVGGKIPLHTHPAPMLVYVQAENSGDLLNTRVQADGSKVSSVFKPGESFIEGMSEPHYVENEGDQPTVVWVMVASVEGLPTTEWIK; from the coding sequence TTGACAATCTTCAAGCAGATGCTGCATCGACTGCTCTCCACCCTTGCTGTGTGCTCGATCACGGCTGCTGCGGTCTCCGGATGTACGGGTGGATCGCAGCAGGCCGGCAAACCCGAGAAAGCAGCGTCTGCCCCAGGTGAGGTTCAGATCAAGGAGGTGTTCAGCGGCAGTGAATCGCTGAACGGCACTCCGCTGCAATACCCCGAAGGCAAGCCGGAACTGCGTCTGTTCCGGGTGGAGATCCCTGTGGGCGGCAAGATTCCACTGCATACTCACCCTGCACCGATGTTGGTGTATGTGCAGGCGGAGAATTCAGGTGATCTGCTCAACACCCGGGTGCAAGCCGATGGATCGAAGGTGAGCAGTGTGTTCAAGCCCGGGGAGTCATTCATCGAGGGGATGTCGGAACCCCATTACGTGGAGAACGAGGGGGATCAGCCCACTGTGGTTTGGGTGATGGTGGCCTCCGTGGAAGGACTCCCCACCACGGAATGGATCAAGTGA
- a CDS encoding FAD-dependent oxidoreductase, whose translation MTDAGPATPSSSHVVVIGAGWAGWGAAKALCEAGLRVTLLDGVEDPTGSTPLTTSSGKPFEAGTRGFWKDYPNINALTAELGLSDVFTEFTTSAFWSPDGLEATAPVFGDALLWPSPIGQVLATTTNFKRLPVADRLSIAGLLYAMLDLNRSEAVFERYDNLDALTLFRSLGISERMINDFLRPTLLVGLFKPPEELSAAVTMELLYYYSFAHQDSFDVRWIRARSIAEQLIAPLAQRLIDRHGLQVLGGTLATGLNLHPDTKAIASVQTRALATGENAVIDGVDAVVLTVGAKGMGALMANSPACAAAAPELVDAGSLGAIDVVSVRLWLDTYLEVADPANVFSRFEALQGAGGTFFMLDQLQKETEAALWAGEQPQGSVIASDFYNATAIAALSDEEIVALLMRELLPVANPAFHTANVLEAEVRRYPGSVAWFSPGSFRQRPPLETAIPSLVCAGDWVRMGPREFGAKGLCQERAYVCGLEAANSLLRRGVVRCADPAGRAQHRVIPIRPDEPQVLLGRSLNAQVMNTADALGLRWPWLS comes from the coding sequence ATGACAGATGCAGGTCCAGCGACTCCCAGTTCGTCGCACGTGGTGGTGATCGGCGCCGGCTGGGCCGGCTGGGGTGCCGCCAAGGCCCTCTGTGAAGCAGGTTTGCGCGTGACGCTGCTGGATGGGGTGGAGGACCCTACAGGCAGCACGCCCCTCACCACCAGCAGCGGCAAACCCTTTGAAGCCGGCACCCGCGGGTTCTGGAAGGACTACCCCAACATCAATGCCCTCACTGCTGAACTAGGGCTCAGCGATGTGTTCACGGAGTTCACCACCAGCGCCTTCTGGTCACCCGATGGGCTGGAGGCCACAGCGCCGGTGTTCGGCGATGCGTTGCTCTGGCCCAGTCCCATCGGGCAGGTGCTGGCCACCACCACCAACTTCAAGCGGCTGCCCGTGGCTGATCGCCTCAGCATTGCCGGGCTCCTCTACGCAATGCTCGATCTCAACCGCAGTGAGGCGGTATTTGAGCGCTACGACAACCTCGATGCGCTGACCCTGTTCCGAAGCCTCGGAATCAGTGAGCGGATGATCAACGACTTCCTTCGCCCCACGCTTCTGGTGGGCTTGTTCAAGCCGCCGGAGGAACTGTCGGCGGCAGTGACCATGGAGCTTCTCTATTACTACTCCTTTGCCCATCAGGATTCCTTCGATGTGCGTTGGATCCGGGCCAGAAGCATCGCGGAACAGTTGATTGCGCCATTGGCGCAGCGGCTGATCGATCGCCATGGCCTGCAGGTGCTGGGCGGCACGCTGGCCACAGGTTTGAACCTCCATCCAGACACCAAGGCCATTGCGTCAGTGCAAACCCGTGCTTTGGCTACGGGTGAGAACGCCGTGATCGACGGAGTGGATGCGGTGGTGCTCACGGTGGGTGCCAAGGGGATGGGAGCACTGATGGCGAACTCACCGGCCTGTGCTGCCGCAGCTCCGGAACTGGTGGATGCCGGCAGTCTCGGAGCCATTGATGTGGTGTCGGTGCGGTTGTGGTTAGACACCTACCTGGAGGTTGCTGACCCAGCCAACGTGTTCTCCCGTTTTGAGGCGTTGCAGGGGGCTGGAGGCACCTTCTTCATGCTCGATCAGTTGCAGAAGGAAACGGAAGCTGCGCTGTGGGCAGGAGAGCAACCCCAGGGATCGGTGATCGCCAGCGACTTCTACAACGCCACGGCGATCGCGGCCCTCAGCGATGAGGAGATCGTGGCGTTGCTGATGCGCGAGTTGTTGCCGGTGGCCAATCCCGCCTTTCACACCGCCAACGTGCTGGAGGCTGAGGTACGACGCTACCCGGGGTCGGTGGCCTGGTTCTCTCCAGGGAGCTTCCGGCAGCGGCCGCCGCTGGAGACGGCGATCCCTTCGTTGGTGTGCGCCGGTGACTGGGTGCGGATGGGGCCGCGGGAATTCGGTGCCAAGGGGCTTTGCCAGGAGCGGGCCTATGTGTGCGGCTTGGAAGCGGCCAATTCCCTGCTGCGGCGCGGGGTGGTGCGCTGCGCTGATCCTGCCGGCAGGGCTCAGCACCGGGTAATTCCGATCCGGCCCGATGAACCCCAGGTGCTGCTGGGGCGCTCCCTGAATGCCCAGGTGATGAACACGGCGGACGCCCTGGGGCTGCGTTGGCCGTGGTTGTCATGA
- a CDS encoding J domain-containing protein: MGFDPRHWTPHKVTSNVQALLRENDALRRDIKRLEQELERVRRSQWQQPSAQAPARISAGQVQAWGAALARQPGWSQLRQGALEGLIDELNRNSFPSRLSLQQRLDRLVSGLGTDLLAAVGPRTTKKTAAVMAAFALYGVRASEWLDEDPARVVSELRQRQTQASRRQTRRTRSDRRTTDREPAAASVSAEEEALAVLGLRVGATQEQIKQAFRRLVKRHHPDVGGSASAFRRVNEAYQQLVA, from the coding sequence ATGGGTTTTGATCCGCGCCACTGGACCCCGCACAAGGTGACCAGCAATGTGCAGGCGCTTCTGCGTGAGAACGATGCCCTGCGAAGGGACATCAAGCGTTTAGAGCAGGAACTCGAGCGCGTGCGTCGTTCCCAGTGGCAGCAGCCCTCAGCCCAGGCTCCTGCGCGGATCAGTGCGGGGCAGGTGCAGGCCTGGGGTGCGGCCCTGGCCAGGCAGCCGGGATGGAGTCAGCTGCGTCAGGGTGCGCTTGAGGGGCTGATTGATGAGCTCAACCGCAACAGCTTCCCGTCGCGCTTGAGCCTGCAGCAGCGACTGGATCGACTGGTGAGCGGCTTGGGGACCGATCTGCTTGCTGCCGTTGGACCGAGAACAACCAAGAAAACGGCTGCGGTGATGGCCGCTTTCGCGCTTTACGGCGTGCGCGCCAGCGAATGGCTTGATGAGGATCCGGCGCGGGTTGTGAGCGAGCTTCGTCAGCGCCAGACACAGGCCAGTCGCCGCCAGACCCGGCGCACCCGCAGTGACCGGCGCACAACGGATCGCGAGCCTGCAGCTGCTTCAGTGAGCGCGGAGGAAGAGGCGTTGGCGGTTTTGGGCTTGAGGGTGGGTGCCACCCAGGAGCAGATCAAGCAGGCCTTCCGCCGTCTGGTGAAGCGCCATCATCCGGATGTGGGTGGATCGGCGAGTGCTTTTCGCCGCGTGAACGAGGCGTATCAGCAGTTGGTGGCCTGA
- a CDS encoding DoxX family protein yields the protein MFHPLALSKALDFLGRLCLAAVFVNALPGKFSNFSATAASITAKGVAEPLAGALLVAAIVILIAGSLLLVFGTNTRLGASLLLVFLVPTTLIFHTFPIDASFFMNLALIGALILAITRSTGAAVPNFRDVRVRDGMRALRR from the coding sequence ATGTTCCATCCCCTGGCCCTCTCCAAGGCGCTCGACTTCCTGGGCCGGCTGTGTTTGGCAGCGGTGTTCGTGAATGCCTTGCCTGGCAAGTTCAGCAACTTTTCGGCCACCGCTGCCTCGATCACAGCCAAGGGAGTTGCCGAGCCCCTGGCCGGAGCGCTGCTGGTGGCTGCGATCGTGATCCTGATCGCTGGCTCGTTGCTTTTGGTGTTTGGCACGAACACCCGTCTGGGTGCCTCCTTGCTGTTGGTGTTTCTGGTGCCCACCACCCTGATTTTTCACACCTTTCCGATCGATGCCAGCTTCTTCATGAACCTGGCCCTGATCGGCGCTCTGATCCTGGCGATCACGCGCTCCACCGGCGCAGCCGTTCCCAATTTCCGCGATGTTCGGGTTCGGGACGGCATGCGGGCGCTACGTCGCTGA
- a CDS encoding alpha/beta fold hydrolase produces the protein MGSATPLLLIHPIGVGLSSRFWDRFIQHWRALEPERTLLAPDLLGCGSAPCPPQPLTPDDWAQPLIASLRERGTQPVVLVSQGASLPIALALQAQAPELVAALVAISPPGWRVLSEPFPQKRAQQLWTLLFSGPLGGLFYRYARRRDFLASFSRKNLFAEPDAVDDEWLETLQAGSRAMESRWAVFSFLAGFWRRNWEPQFTGLTVPVQVVFGQSATGIGRSRSWDDVSERLDTYRRKLPNAAIATLDGRNVLPYESSAACVACVQGWLQATNC, from the coding sequence CTGGGTAGCGCCACACCGCTTCTGCTGATCCATCCAATTGGCGTTGGGCTCTCCAGCCGCTTCTGGGACCGATTCATCCAGCACTGGAGAGCCTTAGAACCTGAGCGCACGCTGCTGGCACCGGACCTCCTGGGTTGCGGCAGCGCTCCCTGCCCGCCGCAGCCACTCACCCCCGACGACTGGGCGCAACCTCTGATCGCCAGCCTGAGGGAACGTGGAACCCAGCCTGTGGTGCTCGTCTCCCAGGGAGCGTCCCTGCCGATTGCCCTCGCCCTGCAGGCGCAAGCGCCTGAGCTGGTGGCGGCACTGGTGGCCATCAGCCCGCCAGGCTGGCGCGTGCTGTCGGAACCTTTCCCGCAGAAGCGAGCCCAGCAGCTGTGGACGCTGCTGTTCAGTGGTCCACTGGGCGGTTTGTTCTATCGCTATGCCCGCCGCCGCGATTTCCTCGCATCGTTCTCGCGGAAAAATCTCTTCGCTGAGCCGGACGCGGTCGACGACGAATGGTTGGAGACGTTGCAGGCCGGCTCGCGAGCCATGGAGAGCCGTTGGGCCGTATTCTCCTTTCTGGCGGGCTTCTGGCGGCGCAACTGGGAACCCCAGTTCACAGGTCTCACGGTCCCGGTGCAGGTGGTGTTCGGTCAGTCGGCCACAGGCATCGGCCGCTCCCGCAGCTGGGATGATGTCTCAGAACGCCTGGACACCTACCGCCGCAAGCTTCCAAACGCAGCCATCGCCACGCTCGATGGCCGCAACGTGCTGCCCTACGAATCCAGTGCTGCCTGCGTGGCCTGCGTGCAGGGCTGGCTTCAGGCCACCAACTGCTGA
- a CDS encoding putative quinol monooxygenase → MASFDKSTPFMLLARIHVKPDCVDAYLELARATDAAVQASEPGMLHHTFDRDPDDPQAFVWSELYANDAAFAAHVSNPPVQEYLQKHAELGDDFRVEVYGTVGDECRTLMQSFGLPLKIFESQLGYSRV, encoded by the coding sequence ATGGCCAGCTTCGACAAGAGCACTCCCTTCATGCTGCTGGCACGCATTCACGTAAAACCTGACTGCGTCGACGCCTATCTCGAGCTGGCGCGCGCCACCGACGCTGCAGTGCAGGCGAGCGAACCAGGAATGCTCCATCACACCTTTGATCGGGATCCCGATGACCCGCAGGCCTTTGTGTGGTCAGAGCTGTACGCCAACGACGCCGCCTTTGCCGCGCACGTGTCGAATCCTCCGGTTCAGGAGTACCTGCAGAAGCACGCCGAACTGGGCGACGACTTCAGGGTGGAGGTGTACGGAACGGTGGGAGACGAATGCCGCACCTTGATGCAATCCTTCGGCCTCCCCCTGAAGATTTTTGAATCCCAACTGGGGTACAGCCGGGTGTAA